One window from the genome of Poecilia reticulata strain Guanapo linkage group LG9, Guppy_female_1.0+MT, whole genome shotgun sequence encodes:
- the disp3 gene encoding protein dispatched homolog 3, which produces MDVEDEALLFRTSWGDDEEEEEEEEEDGVAHAAGHGCLSGTAGVCGLWRGVGWVYTQPWASGVVLGVAFLMPCSLFAYMLLYCPPLDIDLSYSAFEVHSHFSAERFDALTIAVKTQLGSWDRRRRDVDDTESGDLKELLLEKLAERGVFDWTEGKKVKSSFQTGITLKPEEARETRTEPDPSQEGLRRRDKSPGGEEEQGLWDRNSSLPLIRKRRFAPNYYMQSQALWRIELVFVAQGEGERNIFTPERLETIHHVERLLMQHPQFHQFCWKPMEILRDLPLGPSYCSPPSSLLSYLYPSERAGKIYYDGMGPDLADIQGSLSLAITHPQFYWYVDESLSPERLSSALLRSEIHFGAPLPSYYSLQDRADEQRARFKNFVVQYAGMLAKQSTSEVKVLYGGTELFDDEVRHTFYNDMMLAVISGVCITVLVYVLTSFSVFLTFFGLAAIGLSCLTALFLYHVVFGVRYLGILNGVAAFVIIGIGVDDVFVFISTFRQASHLRRPRERMIYTIKTAGRATFLTSFTTAAAYAANTFSQIPAVHDFGLFMALIVSCAWLWVSVLMPAALCIWTRHVEPHEHDWMNCVKLLLGLSASYSPLSDEDDDVALLSVDMEPGSCDTDSDGAIISLTVDVPLSPAGQHQMGVVSTNLQWCLKHLVAEPAVKHRKAVLGVFLLVLLFSAGCCCLLRPATHAPLLFRQETNLQTLLALRSNLSGQGISCPTCSGVFMEKPHLLYTHTSLSGLRFSTHQQSQSTTASTVSMKTSPSTNNTDSLLTVYMSKLAQGGSTTIYRFSLNTSIPSPWKVCSTERDEVSSFQAFSHPQKNYTSRMTVCVSREYRPYPSWMITSGLCDLRHGWTQEFSFYVAASPQQNSRRLYFAQCHQRPHPSRLCVKTPGCGFSSGPDGPLKGSFYTPLPSDSSSASKTKASKTSGFNPCSGGACGRPAVRPLVDTGAMVFVVFGILGVNRSENKENHVIGDMGSVILDPDFDIFKEMGHLCKICKAVGANRKLVKPGGAQCLPSGNKLSSVLPLLHPECHSLPEPNLLPGQLSHGAVGMHGGKVRWLSMAFESTTYKGKSSFQTYSDFLQWENFIQEQLASLPQTSALQRGFQTCEHWKQIFMEIIGVESALWSLLLSLAICVAAVSVFTAHPLLLLPVLITIIGVICLVVAVMYWLGWEMGAVEAISLSILVGSSVDYCLHLVEGYLLAGETASLLPGHNSEPSAERQRRTLEAVNHVGVAIVSSAVTTAISTVPLFFCVIVPFAKFGQIVAINTAVSILFTLSVTSALLACMAPARFSRHPGAVLKASLAVTAAAALVGALCWTGQQLGASAWRSLSA; this is translated from the exons ATGGATGTGGAGGACGAGGCGCTGCTGTTTCGCACCAGCTGGGGTgacgatgaggaggaagaggaggaggaggaggaggacggggTGGCGCACGCTGCGGGGCACGGCTGCTTGTCGGGGACTGCAGGGGTCTGTGGGCTGTGGAGGGGGGTGGGGTGGGTCTACACACAACCTTGGGCCAGCGGGGTGGTCCTAGGGGTGGCATTCCTCATGCCCTGTTCCCTATTTGCCTATATGCTGCTCTACTGCCCTCCTCTGGACATAGACCTCTCCTACAGTGCCTTCGAGGTTCACAGCCACTTTTCAGCTGAACGCTTTGACGCTCTCACCATTGCTGTGAAGACACAGCTGGGGTCCTGGGACAGGCGCAGGCGGGACGTCGATGACACGGAGTCTGGGGACCTCAAAGAGCTTCTCCTGGAGAAGCTGGCGGAGAGGGGAGTTTTTGACTGGACAGAGGGGAAGAAAGTGAAGTCCTCCTTTCAAACAGGCATCACTTTAaaaccagaagaagccagagaAACGAGAACTGAGCCCGACCCGAGTCAGGAGGGGCTGAGGAGGAGAGACAAGAGTCCTGGAGGTGAAGAGGAGCAGGGATTATGGGACAGGAACTCCTCCCTTCCGCTCATCAGGAAGCGCAGATTTGCTCCTAATTACTACATGCAGAGCCAGGCTCTGTGGAGGATCGAGCTGGTGTTTGTGGCTCAGGGGGAAGGGGAGCGCAACATCTTCACTCCGGAGCGCCTGGAGACGATCCACCATGTGGAACGTCTCCTCATGCAGCATCCGCAGTTTCATCAGTTCTGCTGGAAACCCATGGAGATTTTAAGGGATCTGCCTCTGGGGCCGTCCTACTGCTCCCCACCCAGCTCTCTTCTGTCTTACCTTTACCCCAGTGAGAGAGCGGGGAAGATATACTACGATGGCATGGGCCCAGATCTGGCTGATATTCAAG GCTCCTTAAGTCTGGCCATCACCCACCCTCAGTTCTACTGGTACGTGGATGAAAGTCTGTCCCCGGAGCGTCTCTCCTCGGCTCTCCTGCGCAGTGAGATCCACTTCGGGGCTCCCCTGCCGTCTTACTACTCCCTGCAGGACCGAGCAGACGAGCAGAGAGCTCGCTTCAAAAACTTTGTGGTTCAGTATGCAGGCATGCTGGCCAAGCAGTCCACCAG TGAGGTGAAGGTGCTGTATGGAGGGACGGAGCTGTTTGATGATGAAGTGAGACACACCTTTTACAACGATATGATGTTGGCCGTCATCAGCGGAGTCTGCATCACTGTGCTCGTCTACGTCCTCACCTCTTTTTCTG TCTTTCTGACGTTCTTTGGACTCGCCGCCATTGGGCTGAGCTGCTTGACGGCTCTGTTTTTGTACCACGTTGTCTTCGGGGTGAGGTACCTCGGCATTCTCAACGGAGTCGCAGCATTTGTTATCATTGGGATTG GGGTGGACgatgtgtttgtgttcatcagCACCTTCAGACAGGCCTCCCATCTCCGTCGGCCCCGGGAGCGAATGATCTACACAATAAAGACGGCCGGCCGGGCGACGTTCCTCACATCCTTCACGACCGCGGCCGCCTACGCCGCCAACACCTTCTCTCAG ATCCCAGCCGTGCATGACTTTGGCCTGTTCATGGCCCTCATTGTCAGCTGCGCCTGGCTTTGGGTGTCTGTCCTGATGCCAGCAGCCCTGTGCATCTGGACCCGGCATGTGGAGCCTCACGAACACGACTGGATGAACTG CGTGAAGCTGCTTTTGGGCTTGTCAGCGAGCTACAGCCCTCTGTCAGACGAGGATGATGATGTGGCACTTCTGTCTGTGGACATGGAGCCAG GCTCCTGTGACACAGACAGCGACGGAGCCATTATTTCCCTGACGGTGGATGTGCCATTATCCCCCGCAGGACAGCATCAGATGGGTGTGGTGAGCACAAACCTCCAGTGGTGCCTGAAGCACTTAGTGGCTGAACCGGCCGTGAAGCACCGAAAAGCGGTTTTAG GTGTCTttctcctggttctgctcttcTCTGCGggctgctgctgcctcctgaGGCCGGCCACCCACGCCCCCCTCCTGTTCCGACAGGAAACGAACCTTCAGACGCTGCTGGCTCTGCGCAGCAACCTGAGTGGTCAGGGCATCTCCTGCCCCACCTGCTCAG GGGTGTTCATGGAAAAACCACATCTGCTGTACACGCATACTTCCCTGTCAGGGTTGAGGTTTTCCACGCATCAGCAAAGTCAAAGCACAACAGCTTCGACCGTCTCCATGAAAACAAGCCCAAGCACCAACAACACAG ACTCCTTGCTGACTGTTTACATGTCGAAGCTGGCCCAAGGAGGCTCCACGACAATCTACAGGTTCTCGCTCAACACCAGCATCCCGTCGCCGTGGAAAGTGTGCAGCACGGAGCGTGACGAGGTGTCGTCGTTCCAG GCTTTCAGTCATCCCCAGAAAAACTACACCAGCAGAATGACGGTGTGCGTTTCACGAGAGTATCGCCCGTACCCGAGCTGGATGATCACGTCCGGCTTGTGCGATCTCCGCCACGGCTGGACCCAAGAGTTTTCCTTCTACGTCGCAGCATCTCCGCAGCAGAATAGCAG GAGGCTGTATTTTGCTCAGTGCCATCAGAGACCTCATCCCAGCAGGCTGTGTGTCAAAACACCTGGCTGTGGCTTCAGTTCCGGGCCTGACGGACCCTTAAAGGGATCTTTTTATACTCCCCTCCCCAGCG ATTCCTCATCCGCCTCCAAGACGAAAGCATCCAAGACGTCTGGCTTCAACCCGTGCAGCGGCGGCGCTTGTGGTCGCCCAGCTGTGCGTCCTCTGGTCGACACCGGGGCCATGGTTTTCGTCGTGTTCGGCATCCTGGGAGTCAATCGAAGCGAGAACAAGGAAAACCATGTAATCGGAGACATG GGCAGCGTTATCCTGGATCCAGACTTTGATATTTTCAAGGAGATGGGCCATCTTTGCAAAATCTGCAAAGCTGTTGGTGCAAACAGAAAACTGGTGAAGCCTggaggagctcagtgtttgcctTCGG GCAACAAGCTCTCCTCCGTTCTTCCTCTGCTCCATCCTGAGTGCCACTCCCTCCCCGAGCCCAATCTCCTCCCGGGCCAGCTCTCCCACGGCGCAGTGGGAATGCACGGCGGCAAGGTCCGCTGGTTGTCCATGGCCTTTGAATCT ACCACATACAAGGGGAAATCGTCCTTTCAGACCTACTCAGACTTCCTCCAGTGGGAGAACTTCATCCAGGAGCAGCTTGCCAGCCTCCCACAGACTTCGGCTCTCCAACGTGGTTTCCAGACATGCGAGCACTGGAAGCAGATCTTCATGGAAATCATAG GTGTGGAGAGTGCCCTCTGGAGTCTCCTGCTCTCTCTAGCGATCTGTGTGGCCGCCGTGTCGGTGTTTACAGCGCatcccctgctgctgctgccagtgCTCATAACAATTATAG gAGTGATCTGTCTGGTTGTGGCTGTCATGTATTGGCTGGGTTGGGAGATGGGAGCAGTGGAAGCGATTTCTCTGTCGATACTTGTCGGATCTTCAGTGGATTACTGTCTGCACCTGGTGGAGGGTTACCTGCTGGCTGGCGAGACGGCTTCCCTACTGCCTGGACACAACTCT GAGCCTTCAGCCGAGAGGCAGAGGCGAACTTTGGAGGCAGTGAACCATGTGGGCGTTGCCATAGTGTCCAGCGCCGTCACCACGGCAATCTCCACCGTCCCTCTTTTCTTCTGCGTCATTGTGCCTTTCGCCAAGTTCGGTCAGATCGTGGCCATCAACACGGCCGTCTCCATTTTGTTCACCTTGTCTGTGACTTCTGCCTTGCTGGCCTGCATGGCCCCGGCCCGCTTCAGCAGACACCCCGGCGCTGTGCTGAAGGCCAGCCTGGCCGTGACGGCAGCGGCGGCCTTGGTGGGGGCTCTGTGCTGGACGGGCCAGCAGCTGGGGGCATCGGCCTGGCGGTCCCTCAGCGCGTGA